The Geodermatophilaceae bacterium NBWT11 genome has a segment encoding these proteins:
- the flgK gene encoding flagellar hook-associated protein FlgK → MSGFSSLNIASNVLSAHQRALEVTAQNVANAATVGYTRQRADLQSLSATSVSGLYSTSEGVGEGVSADVVTRIRDAFLERRGQLEHGISAQAAAVDVAWSQAELSFNEPGSSGLQATLTKQWSAWGQLATTPTDPAARTAVVAASQAVVSSLNSTAKALDAQWSSTRVDLQDGLGEVNAAARQIADLNRAIVASTAGGLDSNELQDKRDVLIGTLADRIGAIGVPKADGSVDVVVNGAALVAGKTASQITLSAPTAPSGATTATSALSLAPGGAAVTPGGTMGGQLQAMNEILPGLQGRLDAVAADVAARVNAAQQDGSTAAGVRGQALFQTEAGSTTGITAGNIRLSGVSGSGLATGLLDADGNAYASSSGANADRIAQLGSSTTGPDATYRDLVTDLGVKAQSATSSAASARAIVTQVDASRQSVSGVSLDEEMTNMLVFKQSYAAISRVITAIDEMLDVLINKTGLVGR, encoded by the coding sequence GTGAGCGGCTTCTCCTCCCTCAACATCGCCAGCAACGTCCTCTCGGCGCACCAGCGGGCCCTCGAGGTCACCGCGCAGAACGTCGCCAACGCCGCCACCGTCGGCTACACCCGCCAGCGGGCGGACCTGCAGTCGCTGTCGGCCACCTCGGTGTCGGGGCTCTACTCGACCTCCGAGGGCGTCGGCGAGGGCGTCTCCGCCGACGTCGTCACCCGCATCCGGGACGCCTTCCTGGAGCGTCGCGGCCAGCTCGAGCACGGCATCTCCGCCCAGGCCGCCGCCGTGGACGTCGCCTGGTCGCAGGCCGAGCTGTCCTTCAACGAGCCGGGCTCGTCGGGCCTGCAGGCCACGCTGACCAAGCAGTGGTCGGCCTGGGGCCAGCTGGCCACCACGCCCACCGACCCCGCAGCCCGGACGGCGGTCGTCGCCGCCAGCCAGGCCGTGGTCAGCTCGCTGAACAGCACCGCGAAGGCCCTGGACGCCCAGTGGTCATCGACGAGGGTCGACCTGCAGGACGGGCTCGGCGAGGTCAACGCCGCCGCCCGCCAGATCGCCGACCTCAACCGGGCCATCGTGGCCTCGACCGCGGGCGGCCTGGACTCCAACGAGCTGCAGGACAAGCGGGACGTGCTCATCGGCACGCTGGCCGACCGGATCGGCGCCATCGGGGTGCCCAAGGCCGACGGCAGCGTGGACGTCGTCGTCAACGGCGCGGCCCTGGTCGCCGGCAAGACCGCCAGCCAGATCACGCTGTCCGCGCCGACGGCGCCCAGCGGTGCCACCACGGCGACGTCCGCGCTGTCCCTCGCACCCGGCGGCGCTGCGGTGACGCCCGGCGGGACCATGGGCGGCCAGCTGCAGGCGATGAACGAGATCCTCCCCGGCCTGCAGGGCCGGCTCGACGCGGTCGCGGCCGACGTCGCGGCCCGGGTGAACGCCGCCCAGCAGGACGGCTCGACGGCCGCCGGGGTCCGGGGGCAGGCGCTCTTCCAGACCGAGGCCGGGTCCACCACCGGCATCACCGCGGGGAACATCCGGCTGTCGGGGGTGAGCGGCTCGGGGCTCGCGACCGGGCTCCTCGACGCCGACGGCAACGCGTACGCCAGCAGCAGCGGCGCCAACGCCGACCGCATCGCCCAGCTGGGCTCCTCCACCACCGGCCCGGACGCCACCTACCGGGACCTCGTCACCGACCTCGGCGTCAAGGCCCAGAGCGCCACCTCCTCGGCGGCCTCGGCCCGGGCGATCGTCACCCAGGTCGACGCCTCCCGGCAGTCGGTCAGCGGGGTCAGCCTCGACGAGGAGATGACCAACATGCTCGTCTTCAAGCAGTCCTACGCCGCGATCAGCCGGGTCATCACGGCGATCGACGAGATGCTCGACGTCCTGATCAACAAGACCGGATTGGTCGGCAGGTGA
- the flgL gene encoding flagellar hook-associated protein 3, translated as MRITHRAIAERSSQNMQTNLAAMAKLQDQISSGKAIGKPSDSPSGTSTAMRSRAELTTNERHTANISAATTTLNAADSALDAMGDLVRRARDLVTQGANSGANNAVNDAALATEIAGIRESMLAVANRTVGGVPVFGGTTAGGAAYSAAGGYEGQPLGQQQVRVSASETVQTSLNGPDVFGAAPDDVFALLGTIAAELAAGSTTIGSRLTDLDTAAQRMTTTRAEIGVRTQRLEQVASINAGQALSIRAQLSEAEDVDQAKTYLELTVRDTAYKAALQTTASTIQLSLVDYLR; from the coding sequence ATGCGCATCACCCACCGCGCCATCGCAGAGCGCAGCTCCCAGAACATGCAGACCAACCTCGCCGCGATGGCGAAGCTGCAGGACCAGATCTCCTCGGGCAAGGCGATCGGCAAGCCCTCGGACTCCCCGAGCGGCACGTCGACGGCCATGCGCTCGCGCGCCGAGCTCACCACCAACGAGCGCCACACGGCCAACATCTCCGCGGCCACCACGACGCTCAACGCCGCAGACTCCGCGTTGGACGCGATGGGCGACCTGGTCCGGCGGGCCCGCGACCTGGTCACCCAGGGCGCGAACTCGGGGGCCAACAACGCCGTGAACGACGCCGCGCTGGCCACCGAGATCGCCGGCATCCGGGAGAGCATGCTCGCCGTCGCCAACCGCACCGTGGGCGGCGTCCCCGTCTTCGGGGGGACGACCGCGGGGGGCGCTGCGTACAGCGCCGCCGGCGGGTATGAGGGCCAGCCCCTCGGCCAGCAGCAGGTCCGGGTGTCGGCGTCGGAGACCGTGCAGACCAGCCTGAACGGCCCGGACGTCTTCGGCGCCGCCCCCGACGACGTGTTCGCCCTGCTCGGCACGATCGCCGCAGAGCTGGCCGCGGGCTCCACGACCATCGGGTCCCGCCTCACCGACCTGGACACCGCCGCCCAGCGGATGACCACCACCCGCGCCGAGATCGGCGTCCGCACCCAGCGCCTGGAGCAGGTCGCCTCGATCAACGCCGGCCAGGCGCTGTCGATCAGGGCGCAGCTGTCCGAGGCCGAGGACGTCGACCAGGCGAAGACCTACCTGGAGCTCACCGTCCGGGACACCGCCTACAAGGCGGCGCTGCAGACCACCGCCTCGACCATCCAGCTCTCCCTGGTCGACTACCTGCGCTGA
- the csrA gene encoding carbon storage regulator CsrA, whose product MLTLTRTIGETIRIGDDIEVHVVEVRGNTVRLGFKAPREVSIHREEVYEQIAAARRLAVRVAADAVGALTAALGGTRGPATATRAPREDGDTAAPALA is encoded by the coding sequence GTGCTCACGCTCACCCGCACGATCGGCGAGACCATCCGGATCGGCGACGACATCGAGGTGCACGTCGTCGAGGTCCGCGGCAACACCGTCCGGCTCGGCTTCAAGGCCCCCCGCGAGGTGTCCATCCACCGCGAGGAGGTCTACGAGCAGATCGCTGCCGCCCGTCGGCTGGCCGTCCGGGTGGCCGCCGACGCCGTCGGGGCGCTGACCGCGGCCCTCGGTGGCACCCGCGGTCCCGCGACCGCCACACGCGCACCACGCGAGGACGGCGACACGGCCGCACCCGCCTTGGCGTGA
- a CDS encoding flagellar biosynthesis protein FliA codes for MDDRRQESPVSEPSRRSTGPLVLGGITEDQAWADTPITVRDRVHFRTERELPLEEFRAFLPAGVTVTLDEGEGLYRVDGDAGQATALSTLVKSWCAVHDHRTVGLRAETGVRRRAPKDLPPAFLADLCRHYGPVSLKRLQRNMSTIRLHIPDNDDVVQQVSEWVLKAVAQYDETKGVPFGAFLATQLSKWVHDLGRAAFGRTATDTENRQQKAVATFVAEHRRRPTERELADLLGQSVAVLRKNAQSVATLNGLRNLQSLDGVPDGADHLLPDAAQAPDEILGEAEQSLLSHALTAACAPDPTARPDQRAGQPNVLGWVTWYQTTWGGQTKTQLAADLGTSVRNMNVHADRAERVLKDRLTELTG; via the coding sequence ATCGACGACCGACGACAGGAGTCCCCGGTGTCCGAACCGTCCCGCAGGTCCACCGGCCCCCTGGTCCTGGGTGGCATCACCGAGGACCAGGCCTGGGCCGACACCCCCATCACCGTCCGCGACCGGGTGCACTTCCGCACCGAGCGGGAGCTGCCGCTCGAGGAGTTCCGGGCGTTCCTGCCGGCCGGGGTGACCGTGACCCTGGACGAGGGGGAGGGGCTGTACCGGGTCGACGGCGACGCCGGCCAGGCGACGGCCCTGTCCACGCTGGTGAAGAGCTGGTGCGCGGTGCACGACCACCGCACGGTCGGCCTGCGGGCGGAGACCGGCGTCCGCCGGCGCGCGCCCAAGGACCTCCCGCCGGCGTTCCTGGCCGACCTGTGCCGGCACTACGGCCCGGTCAGCCTCAAGCGCCTGCAGCGGAACATGAGCACCATCCGGCTGCACATCCCCGACAACGACGACGTCGTCCAGCAGGTCAGCGAGTGGGTGCTCAAGGCCGTCGCGCAGTACGACGAGACCAAGGGCGTGCCCTTCGGGGCGTTCCTGGCCACCCAGCTGTCCAAGTGGGTGCACGACCTGGGCCGGGCCGCGTTCGGCCGCACCGCCACCGACACCGAGAACCGGCAGCAGAAGGCGGTGGCCACGTTCGTCGCCGAGCACCGCCGCCGGCCCACCGAGCGGGAGCTCGCCGACCTGCTGGGGCAGAGCGTCGCGGTGCTGCGCAAGAACGCGCAGTCGGTCGCCACGCTCAACGGCCTGCGCAACCTGCAGTCCCTGGACGGCGTGCCCGACGGCGCCGACCACCTGCTCCCGGACGCAGCGCAGGCACCCGACGAGATCCTCGGCGAGGCCGAGCAGAGCCTGCTCTCCCACGCCCTCACCGCCGCCTGCGCACCGGACCCCACGGCCCGGCCCGACCAGCGCGCCGGGCAGCCCAACGTGCTCGGGTGGGTCACCTGGTACCAGACCACCTGGGGTGGGCAGACCAAGACGCAGCTGGCCGCCGACCTGGGCACCTCGGTGCGCAACATGAACGTGCACGCCGACCGGGCCGAGCGCGTGCTCAAGGACCGGCTCACCGAACTGACCGGCTGA
- a CDS encoding hydrolase → MTGPTRPWAGLNTVAGAPDVSGVPAPSDPRAVAQARARARARARAQVAARRARAQRRARARALRRAALGRLLRRCAAVAGVLALTLTVSVALAGVRPETPAAASAPLELTAAATALRAELAGTAAAVLAGSTPDAPATSTDLALTAALAGLRAAPTSPDQQAVDDAARVAWQTRLADLAAAGIELPTAAAVAAGDLPEGLSPATDALGLMVPGVVEGVVGGRVVAVPTVEAALAVGTALASLGTPYVPGGTSPAGTDCTGLTATVWAGLGRAVGTTFAAQWSAGTVVPEGQWQPGDLVFGSHPDAGLDDVGVYVGAGEVVTASATAHQVAVLPAAPGAAAVRVTVPPAVPNTPPPSDGSTATVCGAAPVSAATGPVSPAWGGWANGQIPTSALCAIGAGHRLRCDAAAAYAGLAEAFQNAFHRPICITDSYRSLAAQVDAHERKPAITAVPGTSNHGWGLAVDLCGGVNGFDTPEHAWMARWAPTFGWTAPDWARAAGSNPEPWHWEYGSLA, encoded by the coding sequence GTGACCGGGCCGACCCGTCCGTGGGCCGGCCTCAACACGGTCGCCGGTGCGCCCGATGTCTCCGGTGTGCCCGCGCCCTCCGACCCCCGCGCGGTCGCGCAGGCCCGGGCCCGGGCCCGCGCACGCGCGCGTGCCCAGGTGGCCGCCCGTCGCGCGCGGGCGCAACGGCGGGCCCGCGCCCGGGCACTGCGCCGGGCCGCGCTCGGGCGGCTGCTCCGGCGCTGCGCTGCGGTGGCTGGCGTCCTCGCCCTGACCCTCACCGTCTCGGTCGCGCTGGCCGGGGTCCGCCCCGAGACCCCCGCCGCGGCCTCGGCACCCCTGGAACTCACCGCCGCGGCCACCGCGCTGCGGGCCGAGCTGGCCGGCACCGCCGCCGCCGTGCTGGCCGGCAGCACACCGGACGCCCCGGCGACGAGCACCGACCTCGCCCTCACCGCCGCCCTCGCCGGGCTGCGCGCCGCACCGACCTCGCCGGACCAGCAGGCCGTCGACGACGCCGCCCGGGTGGCCTGGCAGACCCGGCTCGCCGACCTGGCCGCAGCCGGGATCGAGCTGCCGACCGCCGCCGCGGTGGCGGCCGGTGACCTGCCCGAGGGGCTGAGCCCGGCCACCGACGCGCTGGGTCTGATGGTCCCCGGCGTCGTGGAGGGCGTGGTGGGCGGCCGCGTCGTCGCCGTGCCCACCGTGGAGGCGGCCCTGGCGGTGGGCACGGCGCTGGCCTCGCTGGGCACGCCGTACGTCCCGGGCGGCACCTCCCCGGCCGGGACCGACTGCACCGGCCTGACCGCGACCGTGTGGGCCGGCCTCGGGCGGGCGGTCGGCACCACCTTCGCCGCCCAGTGGTCGGCGGGCACCGTGGTGCCCGAGGGCCAGTGGCAGCCCGGCGACCTCGTCTTCGGGTCGCACCCGGACGCCGGCCTGGACGACGTCGGGGTCTACGTCGGTGCGGGCGAGGTGGTCACCGCCTCGGCGACGGCCCACCAGGTCGCCGTCCTCCCGGCCGCGCCCGGTGCTGCCGCCGTGCGGGTGACCGTGCCCCCCGCCGTCCCGAACACCCCGCCGCCCTCGGACGGCAGCACCGCGACCGTCTGCGGCGCAGCGCCGGTCAGCGCGGCCACCGGACCGGTCTCCCCGGCCTGGGGCGGCTGGGCCAACGGGCAGATCCCGACGTCGGCGCTGTGCGCGATCGGCGCCGGGCACCGGCTGCGCTGCGACGCGGCGGCGGCCTACGCCGGACTCGCCGAGGCCTTCCAGAACGCCTTCCACCGGCCGATCTGCATCACCGACTCCTACCGGTCACTGGCCGCCCAGGTCGACGCCCACGAGCGCAAGCCCGCGATCACCGCTGTCCCGGGCACCTCGAACCACGGCTGGGGGCTGGCCGTGGACCTGTGCGGCGGGGTCAACGGCTTCGACACCCCCGAGCACGCCTGGATGGCGCGCTGGGCACCCACCTTCGGCTGGACCGCGCCGGACTGGGCCCGGGCCGCGGGGAGCAACCCCGAGCCGTGGCACTGGGAGTACGGCTCGCTGGCCTGA